From Nilaparvata lugens isolate BPH chromosome 7, ASM1435652v1, whole genome shotgun sequence, one genomic window encodes:
- the LOC111059484 gene encoding regulator of G-protein signaling 7 — protein MVTMSSEKAAARRKQDSSSNNGGHNITQQQQNQPHTPNSDDTPNHLVYKKMEHIVEKMQDESTGVPVRTVKSFMSKIPSVFTGSDLILWMTKNLDIEDQSEALHLGHLMAAHGYFFPIDDHMLTVKNDNTFYRFQTPYFWPSNSWEPENTDYAVYLCKRTMQNKTRLELADYEAESLARLQKMFSRKWEFIFMQAEAQSKVDKKRDKLERKVLDSQERAFWDVHRPMPGCVNTTELDIKKACRMNKPLRGGGGGGGEGSSGGGHVTGGSAASNQDTVATIEALKKDINGLKQRLDRRNFKVSKVAESYLAYFEQYVEYDPFFTPPEISNPWVTDNPDLWEQERTAKEISARRVKRWAFSLQELLADPVGREHFVKFLDKEFSGENLKFWESVQELKALPQREVQERVAEIWAEYLAADASCPVNVDSHSHELTKRNMTHPDRWSFDTAAAHVYHLMKSDSYSRYLRSEMYKDFLNGSKKKSSMKGIRSIVSFSTRKDTPAT, from the exons ATGGTCACAATGAGCTCAGAAAAGGCTGCCGCCCGGCGCAAGCAGGACTCGTCGTCCAACAATGGCGGCCATAATATCACACAACAGCAACAGAATCAGCCGCACACCCCCAATTCCGACGATACGCCTAATCATCTTGTCTATAAAAAG ATGGAACATATTGTTGAGAAAATGCAGGATGAATCGACTGGAGTTCCTGTGCGAACTGTGAAAAGTTTCATGTCCAAAATTCCTTCGGTTTTCACAG GTTCAGATCTCATTTTATGGATGACAAAGAACTTGGATATTGAGGATCAAT CTGAAGCTCTTCACTTAGGTCATCTTATGGCAGCTCATGGCTACTTCTTCCCCATAGATGACCATATGCTCACTGTAAAAAATGACAATACCTTCTACAGATTCCAG aCACCCTACTTTTGGCCATCCAATAGCTGGGAACCAGAAAATACTGATTATG CCGTCTACCTGTGCAAACGCACAATGCAGAACAAAACTAGGCTTGAGTTGGCCGACTACGAGGCCGAGAGTCTGGCGCGGCTGCAGAAGATGTTCTCGCGCAAGTGGGAGTTCATCTTCATGCAAGCCGAGGCGCAGAGCAAGGTCGACAAGAAACGCGATAAGCTCGAGCGCAAAGTGCTTGACAGTCAGGAGCGCGCCTTCTGGGATGTGCATCGACCCATG CCGGGCTGTGTGAACACAACCGAGCTGGACATCAAGAAGGCGTGTCGCATGAACAAGCCGCTGAGGGGCGGAGGCGGGGGCGGCGGCGAGGGCAGCAGTGGAGGGGGACATGTGACGGGGGGCAGTGCCGCCTCCAATCAGGACACGGTCGCCACCATTGAGGCGCTCAAAAAGGACATAAACGGCTTGAAGCAACGACTGGATCGGCGAAACTTCAAAGTGTCCAAAGTTGCTGAATC GTATTTAGCATACTTTGAGCAGTATGTAGAATATGATCCATTCTTCACACCACCTGAGATATCGAATCCATGGGTGACTGACAATCCTGATTTATGGGAACAGGAGAGAACGGC GAAAGAGATTTCGGCGAGACGAGTGAAACGCTGGGCGTTCAGTTTGCAAGAGCTGCTGGCTGATCCCGTGGGACGAGAACACTTTGTCAAGTTTCTTGACAAGGAGTTTAGCGGCGAAAATCTAAA GTTCTGGGAGTCGGTGCAAGAGCTGAAGGCTCTGCCACAACGGGAGGTGCAGGAGCGCGTGGCCGAGATCTGGGCGGAATACCTGGCAGCCGACGCCAGCTGCCCTGTCAACGTGGACTCGCACTCGCATGAGCTCACCAAGCGCAACATGACGCATCCCGATCGGTGGAGTTTCGACACTGCTGCC GCGCACGTCTATCATCTAATGAAGAGCGACAGTTACTCGAGATACTTGCGATCTGAAATGTATAAAGACTTCCTCAATGGATCAAAGAAAAAG TCTTCAATGAAAGGAATACGTTCAATTGTATCTTTCTCAACACGTAAGGACACTCCAGCGACGTAG
- the LOC111059485 gene encoding ras-like GTP-binding protein RhoL: MRLKLTVIGDGTVGKTCLLITYTRRAFPTEYVPTVFETLPLTISVDGESYEVNLWDTAGQEEYEKLRLLCYPHTNCFIMCYSVPNRSSFDNILTKWHPEVKKMCPGVPVLLVATKTDIRTADRDSVSAAEGEKMRKRIKAAKFIECSALSGVGLEDVFQEAVKLALGRKQSHDCVFI; encoded by the coding sequence ATGCGGTTGAAATTGACAGTGATTGGCGACGGAACAGTGGGCAAAACTTGTTTATTGATAACTTACACCAGAAGAGCATTCCCCACCGAATATGTGCCAACCGTTTTCGAGACGCTCCCCCTGACGATCAGTGTTGACGGCGAAAGCTATGAGGTGAACCTATGGGACACAGCTGGTCAGGAGGAATACGAAAAACTGCGACTTTTGTGCTACCCGCACACTAACTGTTTCATAATGTGCTACTCGGTGCCGAATCGCAGTTCGTTTGATAATATTCTGACCAAGTGGCATCCGGAAGTGAAGAAAATGTGTCCCGGTGTCCCCGTGCTGTTGGTGGCCACGAAAACCGACATCAGGACAGCTGACAGGGACTCGGTGTCCGCGGCCGAGGGCGAAAAGATGCGCAAACGCATCAAAGCCGCCAAATTCATCGAATGTTCTGCGCTGAGTGGAGTCGGACTCGAGGATGTTTTCCAGGAGGCCGTCAAACTGGCGCTTGGGCGAAAACAGAGTCATGACTGTGTATTTATCTAG